A DNA window from Camelina sativa cultivar DH55 chromosome 17, Cs, whole genome shotgun sequence contains the following coding sequences:
- the LOC104759062 gene encoding prohibitin-2, mitochondrial-like, giving the protein MSFNKVPKIPGSPALSALLKVSVIGGLGVYALTNSLYNVDGGHRAVMFNRLTGVKEKVYPEGTHFMLPWFERPIIYDVRARPYLVESTTGSHDLQMVKIGLRVLTRPMGDRLPKIYRSLGENYSERVLPSIIHETLKAVVAQYNASHEVSDDTTTKKAAASPSEKSGSGEKKVGLGFGLGLVVLCLKFLF; this is encoded by the exons ATGAGTTTCAACAAAGTTCCCAAGATTCCTGGATCACCTGCTCTCTCTGCCCTTCTCAAGGTCAGCGTTATTGGTGGGCTTGGTGTCTATGCCCTTACTAACAGTCTCTACAATGTTGATGGAGGACACCGTGCTGTCATGTTCAACCGATTAACTGGTGTCAAGGAAAAG GTATACCCGGAAGGCACACATTTTATGTTGCCATGGTTTGAAAGGCCAATCATCTATGACGTTCGTGCACGACCTTACCTTGTTGAGAGCACCACTGGGAGTCATGACCTTCAGATG GTGAAAATTGGACTGAGGGTGCTCACACGTCCTATGGGTGATCGTTTGCCAAAGATTTACCGAAGCCTTGGCGAGAATTACAGTGAAAGGGTTCTTCCTTCCATCATCCATGAAACCCTAAAAGCAGTGGTAGCTCAGTACAATGCAAGCCA TGAGGTTTCGGATGACACCACCACTAAAAAGGCGGCAGCCTCGCCATCGGAAAAGTCAGGCTCCGGGGAGAAGAAAGTCGGACTAGGGTTTGGTCTTGGACTTGTTGTCTTATGTTTGAAATTTctcttttga
- the LOC104754514 gene encoding cactin: MGSHGKSKRERRGRRKKRRDESDSESESESESYTSDSDGSDDLSPPRSSRRSKASSSRRTRRRSSSDDSTDSDGGRNSKKRSSSKKAYSEEKLKDYMSKKAQRKALRTAKKLKTQSVSGYSNDSNPFGDSNLTETFVWRKKIEKDVHRGVPLEEFSAKAEKRKSRERLTEVEKVKKRREERAVEKARHEEEMALLARERARAEFHDWEKKEEEFHFDQSKVRSEIRLREGRLKPIDVLCKHLDGSDDLDIELSEPYMVFKGLTVKDMEELRDDIKMYLDLDRATPTRVQYWEALIVVCDWELAEARKRDALDRARVRGEEPPAELLAQERGLHAGVEADVRKLLDRKTHAELLELQMDIESQLRSGSAKVVEYWEAVLKRLEIYKAKACLKEIHAEMLRRHLHRLEQLSENEEDVEVNHGLTRVVEENEEEIKDSNLSDAEEAFSPEPIAEEEEADEAAEAAGSFSPELMHGDDREEAIDPEEDKKLLEMKRMVVLEKQKKRLKEAMASKPAPVEDNLELKAMKVMGAMEDGDAIFGSNAEVNLDSEVYWWHDKYRPRKPKYFNRVHTGYEWNKYNQTHYDHDNPPPKIVQGYKFNIFYPDLVDKIKAPIYTIEKDGTSAETCMIRFHAGPPYEDIAFRIVNKEWEYSHKKGFKCTFERGILHLYFNFKRHRYRR, from the exons ATGGGTTCTCATGGtaagagtaagagagagaggCGTGGAAGGCGGAAGAAGCGGAGAGATGAATCCGATTCGGAGTCTGAGTCTGAGTCTGAGTCTTACACTTCTGACTCAGATGGTTCTGATGATTTGTCGCCTCCCAGGAGTTCTAGGAGGAGTAAAGCCAGCAGCAGCCGTCGGACTCGACGCCGTAGCTCCAGTGATGATTCCACTGACAGTGATGGTGGTCGGAACAGTAAAAAGAGATCTTCATCTAAGAAGGCTTACTCGGAGGAAAAACTCAAGGATTATATGTCCAAAAAGGCCCAGAGGAAG GCATTACGTACAGCTAAAAAACTGAAGACTCAGTCAGTGTCGGGGTACTCCAATGATTCAAACCCGTTTGGGGATTCGAATCTCACTGAGAC GTTTGTGTGGCGGAAGAAGATTGAAAAAGATGTTCACCGAGGTGTACCGCTGGAAGAATTTTCTGCTAAAGCTGAGAAGAGAAAATCCAGGGAAAGGCTG ACGGAGGTTGAAAAAgttaagaagaggagagaagagagagcagTGGAGAAAGCTCGACATGAGGAAGAAATG GCATTATTAGCTAGAGAACGTGCTCGAGCTGAGTTCCATGATtgggagaagaaagaggaagag TTCCATTTCGATCAAAGCAAGGTGAGGTCAGAGATCAGATTACGTGAAGGTCGACTGAAGCCGATCGACGTCCTCTGCAAGCACTTGGATGGTTCAGATGATTTGGATATCGAGCTTAGTGAACCCTACATGGTTTTCAAG GGACTCACTGTTAAAGATATGGAAGAGCTTCGCGATGATATAAAGATGTATCTGGATTTGGATCGGGCAACTCCAACACGCGTACAGTATTGGGAG GCACTTATTGTGGTATGCGATTGGGAGTTAGCTGAAGCTCGTAAAAGGGATGCCCTTGATCGAGCTAGAGTTCGAGGGGAGGAACCTCCAGCAGAATTGCTTGCTCAAGAGAGGGGACTACACGCTGGTGTTGAAGCTGATGTGAGAAAACTTCTCGATAGGAAGACCCACGCGGAGCTTTTAGAACTGCAAATGGACATCGAATCGCAGCTGCGTTCTGGGTCAGCGAAAGTAGTAGAGTATTGGGAAGCGGTTCTTAAACGCCTCGAAATATACAAGGCAAAG GCTTGCTTGAAGGAAATACACGCTGAGATGCTGAGGAGACATTTACATCGCCTCGAGCAACTttcagagaatgaagaagatgtaGAAGTTAATCATGGCTTAACACGTGTGGTAGAAGAAAATGAGGAAGAGATAAAAGATAGTAATCTTTCAGATGCTGAAGAAGCATTTTCTCCAGAGCCTAttgcggaagaagaagaagctgatgagGCAGCAGAAGCAGCTGGTTCGTTTTCGCCAGAGCTCATGCACGGTGATGATCGTGAAGAAGCAATCGATCCCGAGGAAGACAAGAAGCTACTG GAAATGAAACGGATGGTTGTGTTGGAGAAACAGAAGAAGCGGCTTAAAGAAGCTATGGCCTCAAAACCAGCACCTGTAGAAGATAACTTGGAGCTTAAAGCAATGAAAGTAATGGGAGCCATGGAGGATGGTGATGCCATATTTGGCTCTAATGCTGAAGTGAACCTCGATTCTGAG GTATACTGGTGGCATGACAAGTACCGGCCAAGAAAGCCAAAGTATTTCAATCGGGTTCACACGGGTTATGAATGGAATAAGTATAACCAGACGCACTATGATCACGATAACCCGCCTCCAAAAATCGTTCAAGGGTACAAGTTTAACATCTTCTACCCGGATTTAGTAGACAAGATCAAGGCTCCCATATACACTATCGAAAAAGATGGTACAAGCGCTGAAACTTGTATGATCCGGTTCCATGCTGGTCCGCCATATGAAGACATT GCGTTCCGGATTGTGAACAAAGAATGGGAGTATTCTCACAAGAAAGGTTTCAAATGCACGTTCGAGCGTGGGATTCTGCATTTGTACTTCAACTTCAAACGACATCGGTACAGGCGATAA
- the LOC104754511 gene encoding 12S seed storage protein CRD: MHKLLFSLLIVVSLSLLLFFHGGEARQQETPFPNACHFSQINSLAPAQATKFEAGQMEVWDHMSPELQCAGVTVVRITLQSNSIFLPAFFSPPALAYVVQGEGVMGTIASGCPETYEDIEASDRGGEGGGGDRRRRFEDMHQKLENFRRGDVFASLAGVSQWWYNRGDSDVVIVIVLDVTNRENQLDQVPRMFQLAGSRTQEEEQQQPLNWPSGNNAFSGFDANIIAEAFKIDIETAKQLQNQQDNRGNIVRANGPLHFVIPQPRQWQQQDGIANGIEETYCTARLHENIDDPERSDLFSTRAGRISTLNSLNLPVLRLVRLNAVRGYLYSGGMVLPQWTANAHTVLYVTGGQAKIQVVDDNGQSVFNEQVGQGQLLVIPQGFAVVKTAGETGFEWISFKTNDNAYINTLSGQTSYLRAVPLDVVKASYGVTEEEAKRIKFSQQEAMLAMTPSSSS; encoded by the exons atgcaTAAGctcttgttttctcttctcatcGTCGTCTCACTCTcacttctcctcttcttccatgGCGGCGAAGCACGCCAGCAAGAGACGCCGTTTCCAAACGCATGCCATTTTAGCCAAATCAATAGCCTCGCTCCAGCCCAAGCGACCAAGTTTGAAGCCGGTCAGATGGAAGTATGGGACCACATGAGCCCCGAGCTCCAATGCGCCGGTGTGACAGTGGTTCGCATCACCCTTCAGTCCAATTCCATTTTTTTGCCAGCTTTCTTTAGCCCACCTGCTCTCGCTTACGTTGTCCAAG GAGAAGGAGTGATGGGAACGATTGCTTCAGGTTGTCCTGAGACTTATGAAGATATTGAAGCATCagacagaggaggagaaggaggaggaggagaccgGCGTCGACGTTTTGAGGACATGCACCAGAAGTTGGAGAACTTCAGGCGAGGAGATGTGTTTGCTTCGCTTGCCGGAGTTTCACAGTGGTGGTACAATCGTGGAGATTCTGATGTTGTCATTGTCATCGTTCTTGATGTTACCAACAGAGAAAACCAGCTTGACCAAGTCCCTAGg ATGTTCCAACTAGCCGGGAGCagaacacaagaagaagagcaaCAGCAACCATTAAACTGGCCTTCTGGCAACAATGCTTTCAGCGGTTTCGACGCTAACATAATCGCGGAAGCATTCAAAATCGACATCGAGACAGCTAAGCAGCTTCAGAACCAGCAGGACAACAGAGGAAACATAGTCCGAGCAAACGGTCCGCTCCACTTTGTCATCCCACAGCCACGACAGTGGCAGCAGCAAGATGGCATTGCTAATGGCATCGAAGAGACTTATTGCACGGCTAGGCTTCATGAGAATATTGACGATCCAGAACGGTCCGACCTTTTCAGCACACGAGCCGGAAGAATCAGCACTCTTAACAGCCTTAATCTCCCCGTTCTACGTCTAGTCAGACTTAACGCCGTTAGAGGTTATCTCTACAGC GGAGGAATGGTGTTGCCACAGTGGACCGCAAACGCGCACACGGTGTTATACGTCACAGGCGGTCAAGCCAAGATACAAGTGGTGGACGACAATGGTCAGTCCGTGTTCAACGAGCAAGTGGGACAAGGTCAACTACTTGTGATTCCACAGGGCTTTGCCGTTGTGAAAACCGCTGGTGAAACGGGTTTTGAATGGATATCGTTCAAGACCAACGATAACGCTTATATTAACACGCTCAGCGGGCAAACATCGTATTTGAGAGCAGTTCCCTTGGATGTGGTCAAAGCCTCGTATGGAGTGACCGAGGAAGAAGCAAAAAGGATCAAGTTCAGCCAGCAAGAGGCAATGTTGGCTATGACACCAAGCTCTTCCTCTTAA
- the LOC104754510 gene encoding uncharacterized protein LOC104754510 precursor (The RefSeq protein has 1 substitution compared to this genomic sequence), which yields MGRASSIVSFSLTLLILFHGYTAQQWPNECQLDQLNALEPSQVIQSEGGRIEVWDHHAPQLRCSGFAFERFVIEPQGLYLPTFMNAGKLTFVVHGTGLMGRVVPGCPETFIESPVFGESQGQGQGQGQGFRDMHQKVEHLRCGDTIATPSGVAQWFYNNGNEPLILVAAADLANHENQLDRNLRPVLIAGNNPQGQEWLQGRQQQKQNNIFTGFAPEILAQAFKINVETAQQLQSHQDNRGNIVKVKGPFSVIRPPLRRGQGGQQPQEKANGLEETLCTMRCTENLDDPSDADVYTPSLGYINTVNSYNLPILRLLHLSALRGSIRNNAMVLPQWNVNANSALYVTNGRAHIQMVNDNGDRVFDQEVSNGQLLIVPQGFSVMKRATSEQFQWIEFKTNENAQVNSLAGRTSVMTGLPLEVITNGFQISPQEAKRVKFSTMETTLTHSSGPMSYGRPRV from the exons ATGGGTCGAGCCTCATCTATTGTCTCCTTCTCTTTGACATTATTGATCCTCTTCCATGGTTACACAGCTCAACAATGGCCCAATGAGTGCCAGCTCGATCAGCTTAATGCGCTCGAACCGTCTCAAGTAATCCAGAGCGAGGGTGGTCGCATCGAGGTCTGGGATCACCATGCACCTCAGCTCCGTTGCTCCGGTTTCGCATTTGAGCGTTTCGTCATTGAGCCTCAGGGTCTTTACTTGCCCACTTTCATGAACGCCGGCAAACTTACGTTTGTTGTTCACG GAACGGGTCTAATGGGAAGAGTGGTTCCGGGATGCCCCGAGACATTCATTGAATCGCCGGTGTTTGGAGAAAGTCAAGGCCAGGGTCAGGGTCAGGGTCAAGGGTTCCGTGACATGCACCAGAAAGTAGAGCACCTACGGTGCGGTGACACCATtgcgacaccatctggtgtggCTCAATGGTTCTACAACAATGGAAATGAGCCTCTCATTCTTGTTGCAGCTGCCGATCTCGCCAACCACGAGAACCAGCTTGACCGCAACCTTAGA CCAGTCTTGATAGCTGGCAACAACCCACAAGGGCAGGAATGGCTACAAGGCCGACagcaacagaaacaaaacaacatctTTACTGGTTTCGCACCTGAGATCTTGGCTCAAGCGTTCAAGATCAATGTTGAGACGGCTCAGCAGCTCCAGAGCCACCAAGATAACCGTGGCAATATTGTCAAGGTCAAAGGTCCTTTCAGCGTCATTAGGCCACCCTTGAGACGCGGCCAAGGCGGCCAGCAACCACAGGAAAAAGCTAACGGTTTAGAGGAGACTTTGTGCACAATGCGATGTACCGAAAACCTCGATGACCCGTCGGATGCTGACGTGTACACGCCATCACTCGGATACATTAACACAGTTAACAGCTACAATCTTCCTATCCTCAGGCTTCTCCACCTTAGCGCTCTTCGTGGCTCCATCCGTAAC AATGCTATGGTGCTACCCCAATGGAACGTAAACGCAAACTCGGCACTTTACGTAACAAACGGGAGGGCTCATATACAAATGGTTAACGATAATGGAGACAGAGTGTTCGACCAAGAGGTCTCAAACGGACAGTTGCTTATCGTGCCACAAGGCTTCTCGGTCATGAAACGTGCCACAAGCGAACAATTCCAGTGGATCGAATTCAAGACAAACGAAAACGCACAGGTCAACTCACTCGCGGGTCGTACCTCAGTCATGACAGGTTTGCCACTTGAGGTTATAACCAATGGGTTTCAGATCTCTCCCCAAGAAGCTAAACAGGTTAAGTTTAGCACGATGGAGACCACATTGACTCACAGCAGTGGTCCGATGAGCTATGGAAGGCCTAGGGTTTGA
- the LOC104754508 gene encoding fasciclin-like arabinogalactan protein 9, translated as MATTRLALAPLLLIAAVLLSTNATAQPAAPAPGPAGPINLTAILEKGGQFSTFIHLLNITQIGSQVNIQINSSSEGMTVFAPTDNAFQNLKPGTLNKLSSDEQVKLILYHVSPKFYSMDDLLSVSNPVRTQASGRDNGVYGLNITGQTNQINVSTGYVETRISNALRQQRPLAVYVVDMVLLPGEMFGEHKLSPIAPAPKKSTSSEVSDDTTTKKAAASPSEKSGSGEKKVGLGFGLGLVVLCLKFLF; from the coding sequence ATGGCTACCACTCGTCTAGCTCTGGCTCCTCTCCTCCTCATCGCCGCCGTACTTCTCTCAACCAATGCAACGGCTCAGCCGGCAGCACCCGCTCCAGGTCCTGCTGGTCCTATCAACCTCACGGCGATCCTTGAAAAAGGCGGACAATTCTCTACTTTCATCCATCTTCTAAACATCACTCAAATCGGTAGCCAAGTGAACATTCAAATCAATAGTTCATCTGAAGGTATGACAGTGTTCGCACCAACAGACAATGCTTTCCAAAACCTTAAACCCGGAACTCTAAACAAGTTAAGCTCAGACGAACAAGTTAAACTCATTCTCTACCACGTCAGCCCCAAATTTTACAGTATGGATGATCTCCTCTCAGTAAGTAACCCTGTGAGGACTCAAGCTTCTGGCCGTGACAACGGTGTTTACGGGCTTAACATCACCGgtcaaacaaaccaaatcaatgTCTCAACTGGTTACGTGGAGACACGTATCAGCAATGCGTTGAGACAACAACGTCCTCTCGCAGTTTATGTTGTCGACATGGTCTTATTGCCGGGTGAGATGTTCGGAGAGCACAAGCTTTCGCCGATTGCTCCTGCCCCTAAAAAATCTACATCCAGTGAGGTTTCGGATGACACCACCACTAAAAAGGCGGCAGCCTCGCCATCGGAAAAGTCAGGCTCCGGGGAGAAGAAAGTCGGACTAGGGTTTGGTCTTGGACTTGTTGTCTTATGTTTGAAATTTctcttttga
- the LOC104754512 gene encoding uncharacterized protein At1g03900, translating to MSFEEEEEEESFEHTLLVVREVSVYKIPPRTTSGGYKCGEWLQSDKIWSGRLRVVSCKDRCEIRLEDSNSGDLFAACFVDPGRRENSVEPSLDSSRYFVLRIDDGRGKYAFIGLGFAERNEAFDFNVALSDHEKYVRREKEKETGETSESDNHIDIHPAVNHRLKEGETIRINVKPKPTTNGTGMLSAALSGTGKPKPLALAPPPKAAGVTRSPLPPPPNDPVASRIASDGCKDSIDNSRRKNEPLSDLTQLKKNLPSTAGSGSTKSTGAASGWAAF from the exons ATGTCgttcgaggaagaagaagaggaagagtcatTCGAGCACACACTACTCGTGGTGCGAGAGGTTTCCGTATACAAGATCCCGCCGCGAACCACATCCGGGGGATACAAGTGCGGCGAGTGGCTTCAATCCGATAAGATCTGGTCCGGTAGGCTCCGCGTCGTATCGTGCAAGGATCGATGCGAGATCCGACTCGAGGATTCGAATTCCGGCGATCTGTTCGCTGCCTGTTTCGTGGATCCTGGACGGAGGGAGAACTCCGTCGAGCCGTCTCTCGATTCGTCTAGGTATTTCGTTCTCAGGATCGATGACGGGAGAGGGAAGTATGCGTTTATCGGGCTAGGGTTCGCTGAGAGGAACGAAGCGTTTGATTTCAATGTGGCGTTATCGGATCATGAAAAGTACGTTAggagggagaaagagaaggagactGGAGAAACGAGTGAGAGCGATAATCATATCGATATACATCCCGCCGTTAATCACCGATTGAAG GAAGGTGAAACGATAAGAATCAACGTGaaacccaaaccaacaacaaatggGACTGGGATGCTCTCAGCTGCTCTTTCAGGAACAGGGAAGCCAAAACCACTAGCACTTGCGCCACCTCCCAAAGCTGCTGGAGTAACCAGGTCACCTTTACCGCCACCTCCAAACGATCCCGTCGCGTCAAGGATTGCATCTGATGGGTGTAAAGATTCAATTGATAACTCAAGACGCAAGAACGAGCCTCTATCTGATCTAACTCAGCTCaag AAGAATCTTCCTTCAACGGCGGGGTCAGGATCGACCAAGTCAACAGGAGCTGCATCAGGTTGGGCAGCTTTCTGA
- the LOC104759063 gene encoding serine/threonine-protein kinase 38-like, giving the protein MDSARSWFHKFQPREKPRKKDMFSGSTCDGGGTETTVPDGGDETETTSKLPPLGGDGGEALSNTTKQKVAAAKQYIENHYKEQMKNLNERKERRTTLEKKLADADVCEEDQTNLIKFLEKKETEYMRLQRHKMGADDFELLTMIGKGAFGEVRVVREKNTGHVFAMKKLKKSEMLRRGQVEHVRAERNLLAEVDSYCIVKLYCSFQDNEYLYLIMEYLPGGDMMTLLMRKDTLSEDEARFYVAEAVLAIESIHKRNYIHRDIKPDNLLLDRHGHLRLSDFGLCKPLDCSVIEGEDFLVGNSGSGGGSEKEESASTAPRRSQQEQLQHWQKNRRMLAYSTVGTPDYIAPEVLLKKGYGMECDWWSLGAIMYEMLLIQYTRCHMQAHPWFEGVEWEKIYQMEAAFIPEVNDDLDTQNFEKFDEEDNQTQAPSRTGPWRKMLSSKDINFVGYTYKNFEIVNDYQVPGVAELKRKETKPKRPSVKSLFESESEESSSSSGGSEQQTINRSFSNPTPRGVEPNLRRPESE; this is encoded by the exons atggaTTCTGCAAGAAGTTGGTTTCACAAGTTTCAACCACGAGAGAAGCCCCGTAAAAAAGATATGTTCTCCGGAAGTACTTGCGACGGTGGCGGCACAGAAACCACCGTTCCCGACGGAGGAGACGAAACAGAAACGACGTCGAAACTTCCACCACTAGGCGGAGACGGAGGAGAAGCACTCTCTaatacaaccaaacaaaaagttgCTGCAGCGAAGCAATACATCGAGAATCATTATAAGGAACAGATGAAGAACCTCAACGAGAGGAAAGAAAG ACGAACAACGCTAGAGAAGAAGCTAGCAGATGCAGATGTATGTGAAGAAGATCAAACCAATCTTATAAAGTttcttgagaagaaagaaacagagtacATGAGACTCCAAAGGCATAAAATGGGTGCTGATGATTTCGAACTCCTAACTATGATCGGTAAAGGTGCTTTCGGAGAGGTTCGAGTTGTTAGAGAGAAGAACACAGGTCACGTTTTTGCTATGAAGAAACTCAAGAAATCAGAAATGCTTCGCCGAGGCCAG GTAGAGCATGTAAGAGCAGAGAGGAATCTATTGGCAGAAGTAGACAGTTACTGTATAGTGAAGCTTTATTGTTCTTTTCAAGACAACGAGTATCTTTACCTGATCATGGAGTATTTGCCCGGAGGCGATATGATGACACTTCTGATGAGGAAAGACACTTTAAGTGAAGATGAAGCTAGGTTCTATGTCGCTGAAGCTGTTTTGGCTATCGAATCTATCCATAAACGCAACTATATCCACAG ggaCATAAAACCAGATAACTTGTTGCTTGATAGACATGGACATTTGAGGTTGTCTGATTTTGGACTATGTAAGCCATTGGATTGTAGTGTTATTGAAGGAGAAGATTTCTTGGTAGGCAATTCGGGTAGCGGAGGAGGTTCAGAGAAGGAAGAGAGTGCGTCAACCGCTCCTAGACGTTCGCAGCAAGAACAATTGCAACATTGGCAGAAGAATCGAAGAATGCTT GCTTACTCAACCGTTGGTACACCAGACTACATTGCACCTGAAGTCTTGTTAAAGAAAGGATACGGCATGGAATGTGATTG GTGGTCACTTGGAGCTATAATGTACGAGATGCTT TTGATCCAATACACAAGATGTCACATGCAGGCACATCCTTGGTTCGAAGGTGTAGAATGGGAAAAGATTTACCAAATGGAAGCTGCGTTTATTCCCGAGGTCAACGACGATTTGGATACTCAAAACTTTGAGAAGTTCGATGAG GAAGATAATCAAACTCAAGCACCCTCTAGAACAGGGCCATGGAGAAAA ATGTTATCTTCAAAAGACATAAATTTTGTCGGTTACACATACAAAAACTTTGAAATCGTCAACGATTATCAAGTCCCTGGTGTAG CCGAACTAAAAAGGAAAGAGACAAAACCGAAGAGACCATCGGTTAAGTCACTATTCG AGAGCGAGTCGGAggagtcgtcgtcgtcgtcaggTGGTTCGGAGCAACAGACCATTAACCGGAGCTTCTCAAATCCGACGCCTCGTGGAGTGGAACCCAACCTGAGACGTCCGGAGTCTGAGTAA
- the LOC104754513 gene encoding ABC transporter I family member 19-like: MAEEKDATASGDDAIKVSGMQFAYEVEDPIFFDFNLDLPAGSRCLLVGANGSGKTTLLKILAGKHMVGGKNVVQVLSRSAFHDTQLVCSGDLSYLGGSWSKTVGSAGEVPLQGDFSAEHMIFGVEGIDPVRREKLIDLLDINLQWRMHKVSDGQKRRVQICMGLLHPFKVLLLDEVTVDLDVVARMDLLKFFVEECDQRGATIVYATHIFDGLETWATHLAYIQDGELNGLSKMADIEELKSAPNLLSVVEAWLRSEIKVVKKKKKPVAAWKPSPLDNSPFRSSRHMAYYR; this comes from the exons ATGGCGGAGGAGAAAGATGCGACAGCGAGTGGCGATGACGCCATTAAAGTTAGCGGTATGCAGTTTGCATACGAAGTTGAGGATCCTATATTCTTCGACTTCAACCTCGATCTCCCAGCTGGCTCTCGCTGCCTTCTCGTTGGTGCCAACGGATCTG GCAAGACAACCTTATTGAAGATTTTGGCTGGAAAACATATGGTGGGAGGAAAAAACGTTGTACAAGTTCTTAGCCGTTCGGCTTTCCATGATACTCAACTTGTTTGCAGTGGTGACTTGTCTTATCTTGGAGGTTCATGGAGTAAAACCGTTGGTTCAGCT GGTGAGGTTCCTCTCCAAGGAGACTTTTCTGCAGAACATATGATATTCGGAG TTGAAGGAATTGATCCtgtaagaagagaaaaattgatCGATCTTCTTGATATTAATCTTCAATGGCGTATGCATAAGGTTTCTGATGGGCAGAAACGGCGAGTGCAGATATGCATGGGACTCTTACATCCATTTAAG GTATTATTACTTGATGAGGTCACTGTGGACCTAGACGTCGTTGCAAGGATGGATTTGTTGAAATTCTTCGTAGAAGAATGTGATCAG AGAGGAGCTACGATTGTATATGCAACTCACATATTCGACGGGCTAGAGACATGGGCGACACATTTGGCATATATTCAGGACGGTGAGCTAAATGGTTTATCGAAAATGGCAGATATTGAGGAGCTGAAAAGCGCACCAAACCTCCTCTCCGTGGTAGAAGCTTGGCTCCGGTCTGAAATCAAAgtcgtgaagaagaagaaaaagcctGTGGCAGCATGGAAACCGTCTCCACTCGATAACTCTCCTTTCAGGTCATCAAGACACATGGCTTATTACCGATGA